Proteins found in one Carboxydothermus pertinax genomic segment:
- a CDS encoding biotin/lipoyl-containing protein, translated as MVKKFKIRVNGREYEIEVEEIHTEGWGIIPNTQELYKNQNLPGNETRTAGASMPFKANGAASGVKAPMPGVVVAIKVKPGDTVGPQDVVITIEAMKMENEITAGRSGMVEQILVAEGDTVQAGQLLITLK; from the coding sequence GTGGTTAAAAAGTTTAAAATACGAGTGAATGGTCGCGAATACGAGATCGAAGTGGAGGAAATTCACACCGAGGGCTGGGGAATAATTCCAAATACCCAGGAACTATATAAAAATCAGAATTTACCGGGAAATGAGACCAGAACTGCAGGAGCCTCAATGCCTTTCAAGGCCAACGGAGCAGCGTCTGGGGTAAAAGCTCCTATGCCCGGGGTAGTGGTGGCTATTAAAGTAAAACCCGGGGACACGGTAGGGCCTCAGGACGTAGTAATTACCATTGAAGCAATGAAAATGGAAAATGAAATTACCGCCGGTAGAAGCGGAATGGTGGAGCAAATTTTAGTTGCCGAGGGGGATACGGTCCAGGCCGGCCAGTTATTGATAACCTTAAAATAA
- a CDS encoding metal-dependent hydrolase codes for MKITFLGHAGFFVEAEGLKFLFDPFLTGNPVAAKRPEEMTADYIFVSHGHGDHLGDTVPIAQKSDATVIGVFELCNFLSRQNVKTHPMHIGGRYNFGKFTVKLTPAWHGSSFGEGPVESLGNPCGFLLTVGGQTLYHTGDTGVFYDMKLIAEIDPVDILLLPIGGNFTMDIKDALKAVELIKPRHVIPMHYNTWPLIAVNAEEFRAKGSSLGAEVHMVNPGETVVL; via the coding sequence ATGAAAATTACTTTTTTAGGTCATGCTGGTTTTTTCGTAGAGGCGGAAGGACTTAAGTTTTTGTTTGATCCCTTTTTAACCGGAAATCCAGTGGCAGCAAAACGACCCGAGGAAATGACCGCCGACTACATTTTCGTAAGTCACGGGCACGGCGACCATCTGGGAGATACGGTGCCAATTGCTCAAAAGAGCGATGCTACGGTTATTGGGGTTTTTGAGCTTTGTAATTTTCTTTCCCGTCAGAACGTGAAAACCCATCCCATGCATATTGGAGGAAGATATAACTTTGGTAAATTTACGGTGAAACTGACTCCTGCCTGGCATGGTAGTTCCTTTGGCGAAGGGCCGGTAGAATCCCTGGGTAATCCCTGCGGCTTTTTGCTGACCGTGGGAGGTCAAACCTTATACCATACTGGCGATACCGGAGTTTTTTACGATATGAAACTAATAGCTGAAATTGACCCGGTGGATATTTTACTTCTACCAATTGGCGGTAACTTTACCATGGACATAAAAGATGCTCTAAAGGCCGTAGAACTTATAAAACCCCGGCACGTTATTCCCATGCACTATAATACCTGGCCTTTAATTGCGGTAAATGCTGAAGAATTTAGGGCTAAAGGGAGTTCCTTGGGAGCGGAAGTCCACATGGTAAATCCCGGTGAAACGGTTGTCCTGTAA
- a CDS encoding phosphatidylserine decarboxylase family protein: MKEPVIMYRESFWYLIGVGALAILGFIFNLWLGIFVSLLFLFILFFFRNPRRIIPADEQSIVSPADGVILEVAEVLENSYLKGPAVKVSIFLSLFDVHVNRAPLSGQVEYIHYRPGKFLPAFKSHASEINERNYIGIKNSRVKVLVVQITGFVARRIVSFVKLGDNLNKGQLFGMIKFGSCTEIYLPKDRVEILVQKGERVFGGTTVIGRIKE, encoded by the coding sequence ATGAAAGAACCGGTAATAATGTATCGAGAAAGTTTTTGGTATTTAATTGGAGTAGGAGCCTTAGCTATTTTAGGGTTTATTTTTAACCTCTGGCTTGGGATTTTTGTTTCTCTTTTATTTCTTTTTATCCTCTTCTTCTTTCGAAATCCCCGGCGGATTATTCCGGCCGATGAACAGAGTATTGTTTCTCCGGCGGATGGCGTAATTTTAGAGGTAGCTGAAGTATTGGAAAACTCTTACTTAAAAGGTCCCGCGGTAAAAGTTAGTATTTTTTTATCCCTGTTTGATGTTCATGTAAACCGGGCTCCGCTAAGCGGTCAGGTGGAATATATCCATTATCGTCCTGGAAAATTTTTACCAGCGTTTAAAAGCCACGCTTCGGAAATCAATGAGCGAAATTACATTGGAATAAAAAATTCCCGTGTTAAAGTTTTAGTAGTGCAAATTACTGGTTTTGTTGCTCGCCGGATTGTATCTTTTGTTAAATTGGGAGATAATTTAAATAAGGGCCAACTTTTTGGTATGATAAAATTTGGCTCCTGTACGGAAATTTATTTGCCAAAAGACCGGGTAGAGATCCTGGTGCAAAAAGGTGAGCGGGTTTTTGGCGGGACTACGGTAATTGGGAGGATAAAAGAATGA
- the pssA gene encoding CDP-diacylglycerol--serine O-phosphatidyltransferase, giving the protein MILRAIPSACTLLNLAMGMLSIIATINDNYFLAAILILISVFSDGIDGRLARRFDVASDFGKQLDSLADLVSFGVAPALLVYADSLSGYGYIGLLFIVLYTIAGAWRLARFNILNISGYFVGVPITFAGGFTAGLVLLSLKLAAFPPIAFLIITPLLTYLMVSRIKVPKY; this is encoded by the coding sequence ATGATCTTACGGGCAATACCATCGGCGTGTACCCTTTTAAACCTTGCAATGGGTATGCTTTCCATTATCGCAACGATTAATGATAATTACTTTTTAGCAGCTATCTTAATTTTAATCAGTGTATTTTCTGATGGAATTGATGGACGACTGGCCCGGCGATTTGATGTTGCCTCAGATTTTGGTAAACAGCTTGACTCTCTGGCTGATTTGGTGTCTTTTGGAGTAGCTCCGGCGTTATTAGTTTATGCTGATAGTTTAAGTGGTTATGGGTATATCGGGCTTTTATTTATTGTATTATATACTATTGCCGGAGCCTGGAGGCTTGCCCGTTTTAATATTTTAAATATCTCTGGCTATTTCGTCGGAGTACCTATTACTTTTGCGGGAGGTTTTACTGCAGGGTTAGTGCTATTATCATTGAAACTTGCGGCTTTCCCCCCAATTGCTTTTTTAATTATTACGCCTTTACTGACATATTTAATGGTAAGCCGTATTAAAGTCCCCAAGTATTAA
- a CDS encoding helix-turn-helix domain-containing protein produces MFLPSLTPDKEFDTDNAKILYYDFDKPIKTTYYSKNYLRICTILEGKKQVVINDFDSIEYTKDDFTILAPNSKVILKIGNKTKALVIEVDNNVLSQLIEKVQLELGFEEIKKITNHFFLSKFNEETLGTYKKIVKAFNSNEKGKEFILNLYIQELLYEILKFRGAEEIIGTVKNAKINSIISYINDCYTKNIKIADIAKYFGMEDYEFIRYFKTYTCKTPKEYIKELRLKKARELLKHQSVTETCYDVGYENISYFIKEFKKAFNITPKQYQKEVKK; encoded by the coding sequence ATGTTTTTACCTAGTTTAACCCCGGATAAGGAATTTGATACGGATAATGCTAAAATTTTGTATTACGATTTTGATAAACCAATTAAAACTACCTACTATTCCAAAAACTACTTGAGAATTTGCACGATATTGGAGGGTAAAAAGCAAGTTGTTATTAATGATTTTGATAGTATTGAGTACACCAAGGATGATTTTACAATATTAGCCCCGAATTCAAAGGTAATTTTAAAAATAGGAAATAAAACCAAGGCACTGGTTATAGAGGTAGACAACAATGTTCTTAGCCAGTTAATTGAGAAAGTACAGCTTGAATTAGGTTTTGAAGAAATAAAAAAAATAACCAATCACTTTTTTCTCAGTAAATTCAATGAAGAGACCTTAGGAACTTACAAGAAGATTGTAAAAGCCTTTAACAGTAATGAAAAGGGCAAAGAATTTATACTTAATCTTTACATCCAGGAATTGCTCTATGAAATCTTAAAATTTAGAGGCGCAGAGGAAATTATAGGTACCGTAAAGAATGCTAAAATAAACAGCATAATAAGCTATATAAACGATTGTTATACCAAGAACATAAAAATAGCAGATATTGCCAAATACTTTGGCATGGAGGATTATGAGTTTATTAGATATTTCAAAACTTATACCTGCAAGACTCCCAAGGAATATATCAAAGAGCTCAGACTTAAAAAAGCAAGAGAGCTACTAAAACACCAAAGTGTTACCGAAACATGTTATGACGTGGGATATGAAAATATCTCATACTTCATCAAAGAATTTAAAAAAGCCTTCAACATTACCCCAAAGCAGTATCAAAAGGAGGTAAAAAAATAA
- the yiaY gene encoding L-threonine dehydrogenase, with protein MKTYQFYMPPVSFMGIGCLNEAGKEVKKLGFKKALIVTDKVLVQIGLVNKLTKILDNEGIEYVIFDETKPNPTVKNVEDGLKMLKENNCDFIISFGGGSPHDCAKGIGLVATNGGSIKDYEGVNKSAKPILPLVAINTTAGTASEMTRFSIITDEDRHVKMAIVDWHVTPTIAVNDPELMIDMPKSLTAATGMDALTHAIEAYVSTDATPVTDAAALMAIELIFKYLKRAVENGKDIEARDKMAYAEYLAGVAFNNAGLGYVHAMAHQLGGFYDLPHGVCNAVLLPHVQAYNLHVVPERFIDIAKAMGINVENLSAKEAGEKVLEAIKALSKEIGIPSGLKELGVKEEDIKTLSENALKDACGLTNPKQASLEEIMTIFKTAM; from the coding sequence ATGAAAACCTATCAATTTTACATGCCACCGGTTAGCTTTATGGGTATTGGTTGCCTAAATGAAGCAGGGAAGGAAGTTAAAAAACTAGGTTTTAAAAAAGCCCTTATTGTAACCGATAAGGTACTGGTTCAGATCGGTCTTGTTAATAAGTTAACCAAAATCTTGGACAACGAAGGAATAGAGTACGTAATTTTTGATGAAACTAAACCAAATCCAACGGTTAAAAATGTTGAAGATGGTCTTAAAATGTTAAAAGAAAATAACTGTGATTTTATAATTTCCTTTGGAGGAGGTTCACCCCACGACTGTGCCAAGGGGATAGGGCTGGTGGCAACTAACGGAGGTTCCATCAAGGATTATGAAGGGGTTAACAAGTCAGCTAAACCTATTCTGCCCCTGGTTGCCATAAACACTACCGCTGGAACAGCCAGTGAAATGACCAGGTTTTCTATAATAACTGACGAGGATAGGCATGTAAAGATGGCCATTGTTGATTGGCACGTAACTCCTACTATTGCAGTTAATGATCCTGAGTTGATGATTGATATGCCGAAATCTTTAACTGCGGCAACGGGTATGGATGCCTTAACTCATGCCATTGAAGCTTATGTATCCACTGATGCAACCCCGGTCACCGATGCTGCAGCCTTAATGGCAATTGAGCTTATCTTTAAGTACCTGAAAAGAGCGGTGGAAAATGGAAAAGATATTGAAGCAAGGGATAAAATGGCTTATGCTGAGTATTTAGCGGGAGTTGCCTTTAACAATGCAGGCTTGGGATACGTACACGCTATGGCACACCAGCTGGGAGGGTTTTATGATCTTCCCCATGGAGTTTGCAATGCTGTATTGCTACCGCATGTGCAGGCATATAATCTGCATGTTGTACCCGAAAGGTTTATTGATATAGCTAAAGCAATGGGAATAAATGTAGAAAACTTATCAGCTAAAGAAGCTGGAGAAAAGGTACTTGAAGCGATAAAAGCTCTTTCAAAAGAAATTGGCATACCATCAGGCCTTAAGGAACTAGGTGTCAAGGAAGAGGACATCAAAACTTTATCGGAAAACGCCCTAAAGGATGCCTGTGGTCTTACGAATCCAAAGCAAGCAAGCCTGGAGGAGATAATGACGATATTTAAAACAGCGATGTAA
- a CDS encoding 4Fe-4S dicluster domain-containing protein, which translates to MNVLNYTKLQDQKFIEELETESGQHLKDCYQCGKCTAGCPVAFAMDYTPNQVMHLSKLGLGEEVLRSRTIWICASCNTCTTRCPKNIDIARVMDSLRIMARRKGYTANSRNVAAFNRIFLDMVKNYGKSYELGLILNFNLKTGQPFKDVGLGPKMLALGKLAFFPSKVKNSREIKRIFETIEKLEGGN; encoded by the coding sequence ATGAATGTTCTAAATTATACAAAGTTGCAGGATCAAAAGTTTATTGAAGAATTAGAAACGGAAAGCGGTCAGCACCTGAAAGATTGCTATCAATGCGGTAAATGTACTGCTGGCTGCCCGGTGGCTTTTGCTATGGATTATACTCCTAACCAGGTCATGCATTTGTCGAAACTTGGTTTGGGAGAGGAGGTTTTAAGAAGCAGGACAATCTGGATATGTGCTTCCTGTAATACTTGTACCACTCGCTGTCCCAAAAACATTGATATTGCCCGGGTGATGGACAGCCTAAGGATTATGGCCCGTCGGAAGGGCTATACGGCTAACAGCCGTAACGTAGCTGCTTTTAACCGAATTTTCCTGGATATGGTTAAAAATTACGGGAAGAGTTACGAACTGGGATTAATACTTAATTTTAACCTGAAAACTGGTCAACCTTTTAAAGATGTTGGGCTAGGTCCGAAAATGTTGGCTTTAGGAAAGCTTGCCTTTTTCCCATCTAAGGTAAAAAATTCAAGGGAAATAAAAAGGATTTTTGAAACTATAGAAAAACTGGAGGGCGGCAATTAA
- a CDS encoding CoB--CoM heterodisulfide reductase iron-sulfur subunit B family protein has product MKYAYYPGCSLHSTAKEYDMSTKKVAKALNIELVEIPDWNCCGATAGHSTSHLLAVALGARNLAQAESLGLDVAAPCAACYQRLVVAEREMKENPEIREKINSTLEKPYEGNNHTYSLVEVVAKAKEQIENLKVKSFEGLKVAAYYGCLLVKPPKIMQFDDPENPQILDDLVRATGAEAVDWSFKTECCGGALAVSNTGIVLKLTRDILRVARDRGADVIVTACPLCQSNLDMRQGQIKEAFGEEFNIPVLYFTELIGLALGLKPEELGLNSHFVSTKKVLEWRDAR; this is encoded by the coding sequence ATGAAATACGCATATTATCCCGGTTGTTCCCTCCACTCAACCGCTAAAGAATACGATATGTCCACCAAAAAGGTGGCCAAAGCCTTAAATATTGAGCTGGTGGAAATTCCCGACTGGAATTGCTGCGGTGCTACTGCCGGTCACAGCACCAGCCATTTGCTGGCGGTGGCCCTGGGGGCTCGGAACCTTGCCCAAGCAGAAAGTTTAGGCCTGGACGTTGCTGCACCGTGCGCTGCCTGTTACCAGCGGTTGGTGGTGGCAGAAAGAGAAATGAAAGAAAACCCGGAAATCCGGGAGAAAATCAATTCCACTTTAGAAAAACCCTATGAAGGAAATAACCATACTTATTCACTGGTGGAAGTAGTAGCCAAGGCTAAAGAGCAAATAGAAAATTTAAAAGTTAAATCTTTCGAAGGATTAAAAGTTGCAGCTTATTACGGTTGCCTTTTGGTGAAGCCGCCAAAGATTATGCAGTTTGACGACCCGGAGAATCCGCAAATTTTGGATGACCTGGTGCGGGCAACCGGGGCTGAGGCCGTGGACTGGTCGTTTAAGACCGAATGCTGTGGTGGGGCTTTGGCGGTTTCCAATACGGGAATAGTTTTAAAGCTTACCCGGGATATTTTACGGGTAGCCCGGGACCGGGGAGCCGATGTGATAGTTACGGCTTGTCCCCTTTGTCAATCTAACCTTGACATGCGTCAGGGACAAATTAAAGAAGCTTTTGGCGAGGAGTTTAACATCCCTGTATTGTACTTTACCGAGCTAATTGGTTTAGCTTTGGGTTTAAAGCCCGAAGAACTTGGCTTAAATTCCCACTTTGTTAGCACCAAAAAAGTACTGGAGTGGAGAGATGCACGATGA